The Pseudosulfitobacter pseudonitzschiae genome includes a region encoding these proteins:
- a CDS encoding thioesterase family protein, with protein sequence MTDTKSHSDLLFRSALMSVRADWIDYNGHLNMAYYSVLMDTSVDDLYPQFGFGPDYLKSTGCTTYVAELHICYVRELHAGDQVYSTVHLLDFDEKRFHLYQEIWHEDGWLAATGEGLTLHVDQSGPRVAPMPESIIENLRKMHSAQSALRWPARAGRKIGIPPRKG encoded by the coding sequence ATGACTGACACAAAATCCCATTCCGACTTGTTGTTCCGCAGCGCGCTGATGTCTGTGCGCGCCGACTGGATCGACTATAACGGTCATTTGAATATGGCCTATTATTCGGTGCTGATGGACACGTCGGTCGATGATCTATACCCCCAATTCGGCTTTGGGCCGGATTATCTGAAATCCACCGGCTGCACGACCTATGTGGCCGAATTGCACATCTGCTACGTGCGTGAGTTGCACGCGGGTGATCAGGTCTATTCCACTGTGCATCTGCTTGATTTTGATGAGAAACGCTTTCATCTTTATCAAGAAATCTGGCACGAAGACGGCTGGCTGGCCGCCACGGGCGAGGGGCTGACGCTGCACGTTGACCAGTCCGGCCCGCGTGTGGCCCCCATGCCCGAGTCCATCATCGAAAACCTGCGCAAGATGCACAGCGCCCAAAGTGCGCTGCGGTGGCCTGCGCGTGCAGGCCGCAAGATCGGTATTCCTCCGCGCAAAGGCTGA
- a CDS encoding fasciclin domain-containing protein, translated as MFSTKALATSALVLSLSGFGFAASAMDNPMVGGAAMYADKNIVENAVNSADHTTLVAAVQAAGLVETLSGEGPFTVFAPTNDAFAALPEGTVETLLQPENKDMLTTILTCHVVAADAMSDAIAGMIADDGGVHPVSTVGGCTLQAKMDGDNIVLEDERGGTATVTIADVKQSNGVIHVIDAVLLPAE; from the coding sequence ATGTTTTCTACTAAAGCACTTGCAACATCCGCACTCGTCCTGAGCCTGTCGGGCTTTGGTTTTGCCGCTTCGGCAATGGACAATCCGATGGTCGGCGGTGCTGCCATGTACGCAGACAAGAACATCGTTGAAAACGCGGTAAACTCGGCAGATCACACAACGCTGGTTGCCGCTGTGCAGGCGGCCGGTCTGGTTGAAACACTGTCGGGCGAAGGTCCGTTCACAGTATTCGCTCCGACCAACGACGCATTCGCCGCACTGCCCGAGGGCACGGTTGAAACACTGTTGCAGCCCGAGAACAAAGACATGCTGACAACAATCCTGACCTGTCACGTCGTAGCAGCCGATGCGATGTCTGACGCAATCGCAGGTATGATCGCGGATGACGGCGGTGTGCATCCTGTTTCCACAGTCGGCGGCTGCACACTGCAGGCCAAGATGGACGGTGACAACATCGTTCTGGAAGACGAGCGCGGCGGCACGGCCACAGTTACAATCGCAGATGTGAAACAGTCGAACGGTGTGATCCATGTGATCGACGCGGTTCTGCTGCCCGCGGAATAA
- the gatB gene encoding Asp-tRNA(Asn)/Glu-tRNA(Gln) amidotransferase subunit GatB has protein sequence MLDLSYDLPKPRVIAGAKHDWELVIGMEVHAQVASNAKLFSGASTQFGAEPNSNVAFVDAAMPGMLPVINEYCIEQAVRTGLGLNAEIHLKSAFDRKNYFYPDQPAGYQISQLYHPIVGEGEVLVELGDGTARPVRVERIHMEQDAGKSIHDMDPEMSFVDLNRAGVCLMEIVSRPDIRSPEEAAAYILKLRQIMRYLGTCDGDMQNGNLRADVNVSICRPGAYERYRETGDFGHLGTRCEIKNMNSTRFIQQAIEVEARRQIAIVEAGGEVDQETRGFDPVKGETRTQRSKEEAHDYRYFPDPDLLPLEIEQDWVDRIKADLPELPDAKKARFMGDFGLTDYDASVLTADLDSAGYFESVAAGRDGKMAANWVINELFGRLKKDDKDIDESPVTPAQLGGIIDLIASDAISGKIAKDVFEIAYTTGRDPAEIVETEGMTQVTDTGAIEAAVDEIIAANPDQVAKAQENPKLAGWFVGQVMKATGGKANPKTVNQLVAQKLKG, from the coding sequence ATGCTTGATCTGTCCTATGACCTGCCGAAACCCCGTGTGATTGCCGGTGCCAAACACGACTGGGAACTGGTAATCGGGATGGAAGTCCACGCTCAGGTGGCCTCGAACGCCAAGCTGTTCTCGGGTGCGTCGACCCAATTCGGGGCCGAACCGAATTCGAACGTGGCCTTTGTCGACGCGGCCATGCCCGGCATGTTGCCCGTGATCAACGAATATTGCATCGAACAGGCCGTGCGCACAGGTCTGGGCCTGAATGCCGAAATCCACCTGAAATCAGCTTTTGACCGCAAAAACTATTTCTACCCAGACCAGCCGGCGGGCTATCAGATCAGCCAGTTGTACCACCCCATCGTGGGCGAAGGCGAAGTGCTGGTCGAACTGGGCGACGGCACAGCGCGCCCGGTGCGCGTCGAACGCATCCACATGGAACAGGACGCGGGCAAATCGATTCACGACATGGACCCCGAAATGTCCTTTGTCGACCTGAACCGCGCCGGCGTCTGCCTGATGGAGATTGTCAGCCGTCCCGACATACGCAGCCCCGAAGAGGCCGCCGCCTATATCCTGAAGCTGCGCCAGATCATGCGTTACCTGGGTACCTGCGACGGCGACATGCAGAACGGCAACCTGCGCGCAGACGTCAACGTTTCGATCTGCCGTCCGGGTGCTTACGAGCGCTACCGCGAGACCGGCGATTTTGGCCATCTCGGCACGCGCTGCGAGATCAAGAACATGAACTCGACCCGCTTTATCCAGCAGGCTATCGAGGTCGAGGCGCGACGCCAGATTGCCATCGTCGAGGCGGGCGGCGAAGTCGATCAGGAAACCCGCGGCTTCGATCCTGTCAAGGGCGAGACACGCACACAACGGTCCAAGGAAGAAGCGCACGACTATCGCTATTTCCCCGATCCCGACCTCTTGCCGCTGGAAATCGAACAGGACTGGGTCGACCGGATCAAGGCTGACCTGCCCGAGCTTCCCGATGCCAAAAAGGCACGCTTTATGGGTGATTTCGGCCTGACCGACTATGACGCCAGCGTGCTGACCGCCGATCTGGACAGCGCCGGTTATTTCGAATCCGTTGCCGCTGGGCGCGACGGAAAGATGGCTGCAAATTGGGTCATCAACGAGCTGTTCGGCCGGCTGAAAAAAGACGACAAGGACATCGACGAAAGCCCCGTGACGCCCGCGCAACTGGGCGGCATCATCGATCTGATCGCCTCGGATGCGATCAGCGGTAAGATCGCCAAGGACGTCTTTGAAATCGCCTATACCACGGGCCGCGACCCGGCCGAAATTGTCGAAACCGAAGGCATGACCCAAGTCACCGACACCGGTGCCATCGAGGCCGCCGTCGACGAGATCATCGCCGCCAACCCCGATCAAGTCGCCAAGGCGCAAGAAAACCCCAAGCTGGCAGGCTGGTTCGTGGGTCAGGTGATGAAAGCCACCGGCGGCAAGGCCAACCCAAAGACCGTCAACCAATTGGTCGCGCAAAAGCTCAAGGGGTAA
- a CDS encoding DUF4177 domain-containing protein, with protein MTQYEYKIVPAPAKGLKGQGIKSPEARYANALETLMNQLAGDGWEYQRADTLPSTERAGLTGSITEWRHLLVFRRALPEARTEKVAVPDPPEILLPPVKQVVEDTPEQDVTKDTPDGDDDAKVDKDEQKTPRQGATQMLSDNGVEDTSEVSGMTNSLQNLASNRNRLKGVTRGDN; from the coding sequence ATGACACAGTACGAATACAAAATTGTTCCGGCACCCGCCAAAGGCCTGAAGGGTCAAGGCATCAAAAGCCCCGAGGCGCGCTATGCCAACGCGCTGGAGACGCTGATGAACCAGTTGGCGGGGGATGGCTGGGAATACCAGCGCGCCGACACCCTGCCCTCGACCGAGCGTGCGGGGCTGACAGGATCAATCACCGAGTGGCGTCACCTGCTGGTTTTCCGTCGCGCATTGCCCGAGGCGCGAACGGAAAAGGTCGCAGTGCCGGACCCGCCCGAGATACTGCTGCCGCCTGTGAAACAGGTGGTCGAAGACACGCCCGAACAGGACGTCACCAAAGACACCCCGGACGGCGATGACGACGCAAAAGTCGACAAGGACGAACAGAAAACCCCGCGTCAGGGTGCCACACAGATGCTGTCCGACAACGGCGTCGAAGACACGTCCGAAGTTTCGGGCATGACCAATTCGCTGCAAAACCTTGCCAGCAACCGCAACCGCCTCAAAGGTGTCACCAGAGGCGACAATTAA
- a CDS encoding BolA family protein, whose product MRVADEIAVKLNDAFTPRELEVVDDSASHAGHASAPDAGQSHFNVRIRADEFAGQSRIARHRAVHAAIGAELMGRIHALAIDADA is encoded by the coding sequence ATGCGAGTGGCAGACGAGATAGCAGTAAAATTGAACGATGCCTTTACACCGCGCGAATTGGAGGTCGTGGACGATAGTGCATCTCATGCGGGCCATGCAAGTGCCCCGGATGCGGGGCAAAGCCATTTCAACGTACGCATCCGTGCGGATGAGTTTGCGGGTCAGAGCCGAATTGCCCGTCACCGTGCGGTTCATGCGGCCATCGGGGCCGAGTTGATGGGACGTATTCACGCGCTGGCCATCGACGCCGACGCGTAA
- a CDS encoding DnaJ domain-containing protein produces MSKSDPFGFDMSVSSAKKKNPRGRRGMSGASETSTRICDHDGCDEPGKYRAPKAPDVLDDYFWFCQQHVREYNLKWNFFDGTTEAELNAQMSKDKVWERATKPLGDPEARAWARLGIEDPHQVLGANATQNPGKSAGAGKKLPPTERRAMDILEAKDSWTKAEVRKAYKALIKVLHPDMNGGDRSQEEQLQEVMWAWEQIKASKNFKD; encoded by the coding sequence ATGTCCAAGTCTGATCCCTTCGGTTTCGATATGTCCGTCTCCTCCGCAAAGAAAAAGAACCCGCGCGGACGTCGCGGGATGTCGGGGGCGTCCGAAACCTCGACTCGTATTTGCGATCACGACGGATGCGACGAGCCCGGCAAATATCGCGCGCCCAAGGCGCCGGATGTGCTGGACGACTATTTCTGGTTCTGCCAGCAACACGTGCGCGAATATAACCTGAAATGGAACTTTTTCGACGGCACCACCGAGGCCGAACTGAACGCGCAAATGTCCAAGGACAAGGTCTGGGAACGTGCAACCAAGCCGTTGGGCGACCCCGAGGCGCGGGCTTGGGCGCGTCTGGGCATCGAAGACCCGCATCAGGTGCTGGGGGCCAACGCGACCCAGAATCCAGGCAAAAGCGCCGGTGCGGGCAAGAAACTGCCCCCCACCGAACGCCGTGCAATGGACATTCTGGAAGCCAAGGACAGCTGGACCAAGGCCGAAGTGCGCAAGGCCTACAAGGCGCTTATCAAGGTGTTGCACCCCGACATGAACGGCGGTGATCGCTCTCAGGAAGAGCAGTTGCAAGAGGTCATGTGGGCTTGGGAGCAGATCAAGGCCAGCAAGAACTTCAAGGACTAA
- the cobS gene encoding cobaltochelatase subunit CobS, with product MADGELDINAKPTEEISVRDVFGINTDMVVKGFADGSERVPDIDSTYKFDPDTTLAILAGFTHNRRVMIQGYHGTGKSTHIEQVAARLNWPAVRVNLDSHISRIDLIGKDAIKLKDGKQVTDFQEGILPWALRNPTAIVFDEYDAGRADVMFVIQRVLEVDGKLTLLDQNKVIHPHPYFRIFATANTVGLGDTTGLYHGTQQINQGQMDRWSLVATLNYLSIDAETAIVLSKNPQYNNAEGRKTVKQMVTVADLTRTAFMNGDLSTVMSPRTVIAWAQNAQIFRNVGYAFRLSFLNKCDELERQTVAEFYQRLFDEELPESAASVSLG from the coding sequence ATGGCCGACGGTGAACTGGATATTAATGCGAAACCCACCGAAGAGATTTCCGTGCGCGATGTCTTTGGCATCAATACGGATATGGTCGTCAAAGGCTTTGCCGACGGATCGGAGCGGGTGCCCGACATCGACAGCACTTACAAGTTTGACCCCGACACCACGCTGGCCATTCTGGCAGGGTTTACACACAACCGCCGTGTGATGATCCAAGGTTATCACGGTACAGGCAAATCGACCCACATCGAACAGGTCGCCGCCCGCCTGAACTGGCCCGCCGTGCGCGTCAACCTTGACAGCCACATCAGCCGGATCGACCTGATCGGCAAGGATGCGATCAAGCTGAAAGACGGCAAGCAGGTCACCGATTTCCAGGAGGGCATTCTGCCTTGGGCGCTGCGCAACCCGACCGCCATCGTGTTCGACGAATACGACGCGGGCCGCGCCGATGTGATGTTCGTGATCCAGCGTGTGCTGGAAGTGGACGGCAAGCTGACGCTGCTGGACCAGAACAAGGTAATCCACCCGCACCCCTATTTCCGTATTTTCGCAACCGCCAACACCGTTGGTCTGGGCGACACCACGGGCCTGTACCACGGCACGCAACAGATCAACCAAGGCCAGATGGACCGTTGGTCGCTGGTGGCCACGCTGAACTATTTGTCGATCGACGCCGAAACCGCGATCGTTCTGTCGAAGAACCCGCAATACAACAACGCTGAAGGCCGCAAGACCGTCAAACAGATGGTTACTGTCGCTGATCTGACGCGCACGGCCTTCATGAACGGCGATCTGTCCACTGTGATGTCGCCCCGTACCGTGATCGCATGGGCACAGAACGCCCAGATCTTCCGCAATGTGGGCTATGCCTTCCGTCTGTCGTTCCTGAACAAATGCGACGAGCTGGAGCGCCAGACCGTGGCCGAATTCTATCAGCGCCTGTTTGACGAGGAACTGCCGGAATCCGCGGCCAGCGTGAGCTTGGGGTGA